ggggaaaaaatcaaTGTACGTGTGAAAACTCTTCTGATCTAATTTCTTTAGCCCTGTAGCTAGTCTCTGATCCAATGAGCTGCCTTCAACTAAATAATCTACAACCCCAAAAcagaagttgggacagtatggaaaatgcaaaaaaaaaaagcagtgattttctaaatttacttggacttgtatttcattgcagacagtatgaactcgAGATATTTCTTTTGTCCggttaacttcatttcatttcttaatatacatccattgctgtgtgtcaggcctgcaacacattccaggaAAGTTGAGACGGGGCAATTTGGGGCTCgtcatgaggtaaaacaaataatgtgatttgaaatgggtgaggggcggcacggtggtgtagtggttagtgctgtcgcctcacagcaagaaggtccaggttcgagccccgtggccggcgagggcctttctgtgtggagtttgcatgttctccccgtgtccgcgtgggtttcctccggtttcccccacagtccaaagacatgcaggttaggttaactggtgactctaaattgaccgtaggtgtgaatgtgagtgtgaatggttgtctgtgtctatgtgtcagtcctgtgatgacctggtgacttgtccagggtgtaccccgcctttcgcccgtagtcagctgggataggctccagcttgcctgcgaccctgtagaacaggataaagcggctagagataatgaaatgagatgaaatgGGTGATTGTCAACAGGTAACTGTAATTATGATTTTAATAAAAACTCAGTTCTGCCAgtcaagatatgaagggatttggctatttcaccctctatgatgCATAATATTGTTAAACGATCCAAGGAATCTGGAGaagttttggtgtgtaaagggcaagggtgcaagcctaagttGAACCCTCATGAGCTCAGATGGCACTGAATCAAGAACAATCAAGGAATCCGTTAACTCTCCAGGAGCGCTTTTGACTTCTCTGGTCTCtgaagcatctgggatggaccactaCACAATTGAAACATGTATTCTGGTCAGGCATCTGGTATTCCATGACTTTTTGGAAGAAGTGGATGCCGTGTGCTCCAGAGTAgaaaaaaaggaccatccagactgttactagcaacaagtccaaaagccagggtctgccatggtatggggttgtcggtgcccttggcaaaggtaacttgcacatctgtcaTATCAGCATTTAATTCAGAAAGTATATTGAGATTTTGACTCAAAATATACTGCCTTCAAgaccatcttttccagggatatttcaagacaatccaaaaccacattctgcacatgttacaaaggtgtggctgtggaagaagagggtgcctgcccccaatagagaatgtgtggcaaattttgaaatggaaaataaccctgtactgttgcacactttaagacctgtttgccgGAAGAAGGGAaccaaataacacctgaaacactttctTAAATTGtttgtgttgtgagaaggaatggcaacattttataatgtggtaaatgctttactttgCCAACTttatttgaaatgtgttgcaatatCAATTtaagtatttattttgaaaaacaaaattcatgagggaaaacatcaaataatgtgctgttgtattgtttggaGTGCAATacgggtcaaagattatttacaaatcattgttttcagtttcaaTTTCAACAATGTCCCAACTGTTTCTGatgtaaggttttttttaatttataatcAGGTTCCTGTCACGGTAGGAAAAGGTTTTTATATAACACGTCCTTCTTAGAAATTACACCAGTAAGTAGTTCTTGAATgtgagttgactttttttttttttttaatgaaatggaTTGTGAATCTGGCCTCATTCTGCTGTGCAGGATTTGGAAAAAGCTTCAacattttgtgtttttgttgCAGGAAGTTTTCTTCTGTGATTATGACCCctgaggagcaggagcagcgggtTCTGTATGCAAATATATTAGAATATGAACAGGATCATGTGAGTGTGTATGGCGATTGTGTAGATTTCTCTGAATATGTATGTGATTTGTTTAAATAAGGCCATTACCTGTGTTGATACAGACCATTTTCTTTTAAATTGTGTGTGGTTCTTTTAGGATTGGCCTAAAGTATGGAAAGCCAGCCTAAAGAAGAATCCAAATGATGCCACTTTGGTTTCAGGGCTGGTCACCTATCTTCTTGGGTATGAAAAGCTCAAATATGCTAACTTCCTTTTGAACAAAAGGATGTGGTCGGTAAACTTTTTCGTTTACAAATAGAATCTGTCATGCATTTATTTTGATCATGACAGCAGTTACTATATTGCATATAAcacatctgctttttttttttctttcccccgtTTCCAAGCTGCCCAGAACATCCTGTTGTGAAGCTGTTAAAGAAGCTCCAGTATCAAGTGTATAACAGGCTGTACCCCATAATAAGCCAAACTGTTCCTCCAAGCCCAATACCTGGCCACTCTGTCTCTTTAAAGCCTTCACACAGTGCACAGAGCCTGCTGCTCCCTCAGAGTCCACCGAGTCAGCTCAAGCCTGGCCTAATCCACAGCCTGTCGGATGCCTCCATTTCACTCTCGCCACTGCCTGACCTCAatgcgaatgacacggcatccaaaATAGGTTCAGAAGAGCTCCCGACCCCAGTCCCTCCAGACCGGGAGAACTCCTTTGAGGATCTTGAGCAGTATATGACCCAGCTGGACTGGGCTTCAGCTTGTGCAGATGACACAGTTTCTGATATGACCTTTGACATGAGCCACAGTGACGTGGAAGCTCACATTCAGGAAGTGGAGGAGCGAGCTTTGAAAGAACACCTGAAAGTCATAGTCAAAGACATACACAATGCCATTGGTAAGCAAACATGATAACATGACCTTCTACAGCTGCTGAAAATCAGTTTGGAAATCATGACTGTCGGCTGAATGGCTGAATTAATGCCTTGGTCTTTCCCTGCTTTAGATCGTCTGCTGTCTCTGTGTCTGCTTTCTTTTGAATGTCTTAACACTGCTAGCTCCAAAGACCAGTGTGTAGCATGCATAGAGGAAGTCTTCTTCACCCCAATATGGAGCCCTCTACTGGCCCTTTTTAGgtattccctttttttttttgtagcatttGGTATTACAGACACTAAATATTAATCAGTTAGTGTTGTGATTATAGGGATCAAGTtctatgtaccccgcctttcgcccgtagtcagctgggataggctccagcttgcctgcgaccctgtagaaggataaagcggctagagataatgagatgagaagttctatTTGCCTGCAGAGTGGCACTAAAGCTGAATCCCAAATATTTGATCACAAGCAAATGTTGCACAAATACACTGGTAGGCAGTGTAGTCCATTaacattattcttttttttttcacagaaccTAAATACATTGAAATAAAGAACAGTCATGATGGGCAACAGTGTGCAGGgtttaaataaacacacacagagcagctgGATCTCTTGCTTAACACACATTTAGATGGCGTTTCACAAGCAAATTAATTGGCAAGTCGTATGTGAAGTGATTTTGAGTCAGGCGAGTTATAGCAGAGAAAACACTAAGGGGGGGAGATCTGGTTGCCCTCCAGGAGTCAGGTGGAATAAGTTCAACATGGCAGGTTCTTTAAGTGAACCTGCCTGGTCTTGAAATATTTCCTTGGAAATGAGCAAACAGTATCATGCAACAGTTTGGACACCACCTAATTCACGGAATTGTGTGTTTGGTGGGTTCCCTCTCCCCCTTATTACTGGCGCCGCTTCTTTATGTCTAAAATAATGatgaatgtcatttctctttacttaattgagcagttcttgacatggattactacagttgtggaatacagctatttagtttgtttttattgtttactgtttgatctgaaatgcattaagaaggcaagaaagtcCACTaatttaacttttgatgaggcacacctgttaattgaaaagcattctaggtgaccACTCCAAATCTGGGCATGCTGACGTTTGACGGATGGTAAGAAAAGGCAGGCAGGTAGTCCTTACAGTCCTCCCAGCATCGCTCAGCACCAGTTATAGGCTGATGATCAGATAGGAAGGCTGGATGAATCGTCAATGGATGCAAGCATGGTTTTCTCGCATGCAAATAAATGAAGCTGGGCTACTTCTAACTTGCAACTCTAGTGCAGTGtctaaaatcactcactcattcacgactCACTATCTAGAGAattctgtatagaggactatatagtgagctcattggtaaaatgaaaaaaacacttttggacactccGCCGCCGTGCCGTTATctatgtcattactgttgcacaattaaaacgtgccagatcagttggctggtgggttttcaaaataaatactgcgtgtttttttttttttttttttttgtgaaattctAAAATATTCAACATTTCAAAAGTCAAATGGAAACTTATTTACATTTGTACATATTCTCTTGTTGCTGCACCGGGTGTTCCTCTATCATCTGAcatttttctttcagcgcaaccacaGTGCATGATGGTctgtattgcttggttagtgaccatcggttgtacactacttttcacgatgcattgtgggatactaggagtccattatatagggtgtaataattctcactatccattcggacagcactacaaaatggcgaactcgctatatcattcattcatttcatttattatacAGGAATTTTTAAAAGTAACAGACAGTTACAGTTTAAAGGGCCTGGCTCAGCTTCAGCTGGTTTTCAGCAGGTTCCTGTTCTGCAGCACATAAAACAGGAGTACAAGACACCAACACCAGACTGACAAGTATAGACACcacaatacagtacaataacagCACAAAAACGTGGGACAAGGATAAaagtaaacaaaagaaaacaatatTACACAGACATAAATCAGTTAAGGTTTTGAATAATGTCAGTGTGTGCAAGTATGTATGATGTGTTAGTGGTTGCAAGTATGACTATTCAGCAAAAGAAATATATAataggcttggcacggttatgggaaaaaaactgaaccgtacgatacgcctgttgcggtgcaatacgcgtataaaccgcggtacccctattttaagacgttcgccaaaaaaaaaaaaaagccgaatgcccgtatgaaaccacgtggttctctttcgcgcgatTCTTGAAGTGACAGCGGAGTGTGGATGGCAAGTGCAAAAATGGCAAGTGGGAGTGGAGAAGGCAGGTCGTCGTACATAGAGGATGCCCCCGCGGCGTTCAAATCAGGTGTGTGGGAACATTTTGGTTTTCCCATTACATGCGATGACGCCGGCAAAAAATCAATTGACAAAAACGTCACAGTATGCAAGCTTTGTAAAGTACGAATGCCGTACACTCGTGGGAATactttaacacacacatctgttcaaaagtaagctttaagaactcatttttatttcttccaattatgaaaactctgtatgtgacaaaagacacctggttcctctagatgccacaacatggcagcaaacactcctgacactttgtacaaatactgtagtaaataaaaaagctgttgaaatcatccatgtcttccctcttgctgtttcaaaatactacctggcttttcatcagagattgttcataaaatgtgcttatgtcaactcaaactcagtttgtgcatgattatttcattgtaactataattttaacctctcttaaatgctgtatcctaaactatgtttacttaaggtaaatagtaggctatatgcccaaatacagagtacttaagattaaaaaaaaaaaaaccgcaatacgtaccgaaccgcagacctcaaaccgcaatacgtaccgaaccgcgacttttgtgaaccgtgccacccctaatataTAAGCCTTTTTAAAATGAGTAATAGATGGTGTTATTCTGATGTGATGTGGAATATCATTCCATGTTTTAGTGTAAGTGTGAAAGAATGATCGCTGGCCATAGGTGTTTCTAAAGGCTGGCACTGTAAGAAGTGCCCTAGTTACTGATCTTGTTGTCCGCCCCTGTTGCATGTTAATTGTTGGAAGGAACACAGCAAGACTAGCTATGGGACGGTTTGATTGTAGCTGAAAGTAAAATGTCATAGTATGGGTGTTAATGTAGTTCTGAAAAGTAAGAGCATTTGAGTGGGTGAGTGCAGTACAGTGATGTGTCCAACTAGGAAGTTGATGGTGGATCTTAAATGCTCTGTTGTATAATCTAGCAATTGGTTCTGTGATTTTCTTTTGTAGTGAGAGACCAAATAGGAAGACAATAAGATAATGTTGAGAGAATAATTGCGTGTAAATGTGTGTGATACTGAGGGTGACAAATATGGTCTGATCTTACTATAAACATATAGCTTCTGATTAACTTTACTTGCTAACTTGTGTGTTCTCTGTAAGTAAGATGTGAATCCAAAATCACCAAGATATTTATAGGTTTTTGTGGTCACAAGGTTTTGATTTGAAAGGGTAATAGGGACAGAGATGGACAGGCTTTTCCTTTGGGAATAAAAATACATACATTCAGTCTTCTTGACGTTGATGGTTAAATGATTTGTTTACTATCGTCCACtgtatagtgagtgattttggacaccgcATAGATTTCCCATGGTGCACATGTTCACTAATGCTGAATGGAGGTCTGTGGTGGGGAATTCACTAAACACTACAAAGAGAGCAACACTGCTCCCTGTAGGCATGCTTGGAATATGCACTGAGGAAGCGGTCACCAGGCATGATCACATCACTGCAGggaaggatctcatctcatttatctctagctgctttatccttctacagggtcgcaggcaagctggagtctatcccagctgactacaggcgaaaggcggggtacaccctggacaagtcgccaggtcatcacagggctgacacatagacacagacaaccattcacacccacattcacacctacggtcaatttagagtcaccagttaacctaacctgcatgtctttggactgtgggggaaaccggagcacccggaggaaacccacgcggacacggggagaacatgcaaactccacacagaaaggccctcgccggccccgcgactcgaacccaggaccttcttgctgtgaggcgacagcgctaaccactacaccaccgtgccgccggaaggATTTCATGTTAGGGCAATATAGTTCTGTGGCTCCAGGAGTCCGTCAGTGAAAGGACATCTCACACACGCAAGGTGTGTGATGTGTAAAGTATATGAATGGccattcatgtcttaaagtaataatgacggatgtcgtttctctttacttagtcgagcggttcttAACCTAATGTGGATCACTACAGCTGTGCAATAGGgctattgccttttttttttaaactgtttgatctgaaacacattaagaaggtaagaaattccACTAgtcaacttttgacaaggcaaacctgttaactgaaaagcattccaggtgactacctcatgagactggttaagataatgcaaagtgtcatcaaggtaaacactggctactttgaagaatctaaaatatgaaacgcatcccccccccccccccacacacacacacacacacgcacaccttttgtttaccacattccatgtatgttccatatgttatttcttcagtatttttctacaatgtagaaaatggtcaaaatacagaaaaacctatgaatgagtaggggtgtccaaacttttgattggtactacaTTTACGTCAGTAAGGAGCAGCACACTGTTCTGCAAGAGAAATAATTAAATACCATACCTGCCAAGAATACAATCTCAACAAAGCATACAGGAGTTAGAAAAGAAAGCAGGTCTTTCAGACCAGGGTCTGAAAAGgttcctatttatttatttatttatttatttatttatttttgcaaatatctTTTGAAAATTTACCAAAGTTGATGATTCAACTGCGAAGAGAATCTCTTGAAATCATTTCAATGCAAGTGCTTGTGCAGTCTAAACAATAGATGGTGCTCTTAAGCTAAAGGCAAATGAAGTTACAGTCACTTCCACTATGGGTAGAGAACCTGTTATGCAAACCAGTAAACTATAGAAAAGTAACTTGTAATCTTTCCAGTGCTGAACACACGATTAAGGACACGTCACTATCAGACAAACCAGGTTTTGTAAATGTACAGATTATAGATCCTGTTACGCAATCAATAACTTGTTCAAGTTGTCCTTCTAAAGGCCAAAAGTGATTAAAATCCTTTGGTTTTACAGTATTTATGCAACTGTTTTTAGTTTCTCCCTATGAATATTTTAGGAAGGTGCATCGAGATCGCGAACTGGCTTTTGAGAGCAGTGTTGTCCTGTACCGTAATGCCTCACCTGGTGATGTTGGTGTAGCAGTCAAACTGTTCCCCAAAGACCCTGATGTTCTGCAGGGTTCCTACCCATATGAGTCTGCAGTGCAGGAGCTAAAACTCCTGTGTAAATACTGCTGTCCTCAGAAGAAGCTCGACTGCATAGGTGAGATCTGTTGGCACAGTAAATTGAGTAGTAGTAAAGAAGTAATCAAC
The genomic region above belongs to Neoarius graeffei isolate fNeoGra1 chromosome 6, fNeoGra1.pri, whole genome shotgun sequence and contains:
- the vps9d1 gene encoding VPS9 domain-containing protein 1 isoform X2 — its product is MDSSKLYLIEQNSQHHRVLSESKGENCPFLPPELFQKLQVMESQDNKKELTPIEEASCLNQKLKANYEARLARLAPSQATQKTSLTLSLQRQMMENLIIARARQDALQRKLEERRLRLQEQANRKFSSVIMTPEEQEQRVLYANILEYEQDHDWPKVWKASLKKNPNDATLVSGLVTYLLGCPEHPVVKLLKKLQYQVYNRLYPIISQTVPPSPIPGHSVSLKPSHSAQSLLLPQSPPSQLKPGLIHSLSDASISLSPLPDLNANDTASKIGSEELPTPVPPDRENSFEDLEQYMTQLDWASACADDTVSDMTFDMSHSDVEAHIQEVEERALKEHLKVIVKDIHNAIDRLLSLCLLSFECLNTASSKDQCVACIEEVFFTPIWSPLLALFRKVHRDRELAFESSVVLYRNASPGDVGVAVKLFPKDPDVLQGSYPYESAVQELKLLCKYCCPQKKLDCIVRALRLICACAEHYRLLQENDPSPKTAAIGADDLLPILSYVALRSELPQLVSECAALEEFIHEGYLIGEEGYCLTSMQSALTYVESLHLGGALQLAAKPS